One part of the Streptomyces sp. NBC_00286 genome encodes these proteins:
- a CDS encoding VOC family protein — protein sequence MSYVSSIQPDGTPTWIDLRVPDLERAMEFYGALFGWEYDTKGAESGLGTVCLLRGRPAAALAQAPATTGFGWTMYFAAADCDGTAKRIVDAGGSLLKAPTDVGDQGRMVIAEDPVGARFGLWEGRAHVGCEVVNEPGSLVRNDLVTPDPEPARAFYTAVFDYTLDLNETLPDFDFTFLRRGDGKEIGGIFGFPGAPKSVWATTFEVADTDAVVERARTAGATADTPEDTPYGRSATITDPFGVEFSVITRP from the coding sequence ATGAGTTACGTCAGCAGCATTCAGCCGGACGGTACGCCCACGTGGATCGACCTCCGGGTGCCCGATCTGGAGCGCGCGATGGAGTTCTACGGTGCGCTCTTCGGCTGGGAGTACGACACGAAGGGCGCGGAGAGCGGCCTCGGCACCGTGTGCCTGCTGCGCGGCCGGCCCGCCGCGGCCCTCGCGCAGGCCCCGGCCACCACGGGCTTCGGCTGGACCATGTACTTCGCCGCCGCGGACTGCGACGGCACCGCCAAGCGCATCGTGGACGCGGGCGGTTCCCTGCTCAAGGCGCCGACGGACGTCGGGGATCAGGGCCGTATGGTCATCGCCGAGGACCCGGTCGGCGCCCGGTTCGGTCTCTGGGAGGGGCGGGCGCACGTCGGCTGCGAGGTCGTCAACGAGCCCGGCTCGCTCGTACGGAACGACCTGGTCACCCCCGACCCCGAACCCGCACGGGCCTTCTACACGGCCGTCTTCGACTACACCCTGGACCTCAACGAGACCCTTCCCGACTTCGACTTCACCTTCCTGCGCCGCGGGGACGGCAAGGAGATCGGCGGCATCTTCGGCTTCCCGGGCGCCCCCAAGTCCGTCTGGGCGACCACGTTCGAGGTGGCCGACACGGACGCGGTGGTGGAGCGCGCCCGCACGGCGGGCGCCACCGCCGACACCCCCGAGGACACCCCTTACGGCCGGAGCGCCACCATCACGGACCCCTTCGGAGTGGAGTTCTCCGTCATTACGAGGCCCTGA
- a CDS encoding glycosyltransferase family 32 protein, with the protein MNTADAGDAGDTTQAGVPKLIHIIWIGEQAFPYRDNFRTWKKHHPDYRVQLWTDKNLPTLHNQWVYDALADQPPAVRADLLRLEILAQYGGVYTDADSWCTQPIGPLIDELPLFGMTGNYGNVQNATLGAVRNHPAYRMAVEGAGAHYLRLAYQKRNKTEKYQVFDIFGTRYITPILRSFPGFTQIDMGAAKGSRRLIVVEGLDKTSDAYIVHANATTWKKPGTDNRISLTPACPESG; encoded by the coding sequence ATGAACACCGCGGATGCCGGGGATGCAGGGGATACCACGCAGGCAGGCGTGCCCAAGTTGATCCACATCATCTGGATCGGCGAGCAGGCCTTCCCGTACCGGGACAACTTCCGCACCTGGAAGAAGCACCACCCCGACTACCGGGTCCAACTCTGGACCGACAAGAACCTCCCCACCCTGCACAACCAGTGGGTCTACGACGCCCTCGCCGACCAGCCGCCCGCCGTACGGGCCGACCTGCTCCGCCTCGAAATCCTCGCGCAGTACGGCGGCGTCTACACCGACGCCGACTCCTGGTGCACCCAGCCCATCGGCCCGCTGATCGACGAACTGCCCTTATTCGGCATGACCGGCAATTACGGCAACGTCCAGAACGCCACCCTCGGCGCCGTCCGGAACCACCCCGCCTACCGCATGGCCGTCGAAGGCGCCGGGGCGCACTATCTCCGCCTGGCCTACCAAAAGCGCAACAAGACCGAGAAGTACCAGGTCTTCGACATCTTCGGCACCCGCTACATCACCCCCATACTGCGTTCCTTCCCCGGCTTCACCCAGATCGACATGGGCGCGGCCAAGGGAAGCCGCCGCCTGATAGTCGTCGAGGGCCTGGACAAAACCAGCGATGCCTACATCGTCCACGCCAACGCCACCACCTGGAAAAAGCCGGGCACCGACAACCGGATCAGCCTGACCCCGGCCTGCCCCGAAAGCGGCTGA
- a CDS encoding transposase: protein MAGKRRKFDAEFRAGAVRIVTETGKPITQVAKDLGINETTLASWVSRARRAGGAETAGESEELARLRRENAQLKKDNKELAMERDVLKRCMVLWVK from the coding sequence ATGGCGGGCAAGAGACGGAAGTTTGACGCGGAGTTCCGTGCGGGGGCTGTGCGGATCGTGACCGAGACCGGCAAGCCGATCACGCAGGTGGCGAAGGACCTCGGGATCAACGAGACCACGCTGGCCAGTTGGGTGTCCCGGGCCCGCAGGGCGGGAGGGGCCGAGACGGCTGGTGAGAGCGAGGAGCTCGCGCGGCTGCGGCGGGAGAACGCGCAGCTGAAGAAGGACAACAAGGAGCTGGCCATGGAGCGTGATGTGCTCAAACGCTGCATGGTCTTGTGGGTGAAGTAG